Proteins encoded in a region of the Acidobacteriota bacterium genome:
- a CDS encoding energy transducer TonB codes for MTPENGGWLSANPTLFHKPARKAGRAFVVSMLLHGAGLALVVLLMSMVPERVFEPVPEQRYDLVFVRTVGPGGGGGGGGNNLPDPPRKLEMKAEAPKPAVVEPIKVDVPPPPPTPVAPVQTAAAVQFNAGAINGLADAPAPGAGSGGGGDKGVGTGSGPGTGPGVGPGLGGGVGDGLMGPGSGAEPPTLLRGLDPKYTTEAMRAKLQGVVVLEALVSASGAVKDVRVKKSLDAVHGLDQEAIRTARQWLFRPARFQGKPVAYLVEIQMTFNLR; via the coding sequence ATGACCCCCGAGAATGGCGGCTGGCTTTCGGCCAATCCCACGCTTTTCCACAAACCGGCCCGGAAGGCGGGCCGGGCGTTTGTGGTGTCGATGCTGCTCCATGGGGCCGGCCTGGCCCTGGTCGTGCTCCTGATGTCCATGGTGCCCGAGCGCGTCTTTGAGCCGGTGCCAGAGCAAAGATACGATCTGGTGTTTGTCCGCACCGTCGGCCCTGGCGGCGGCGGGGGAGGGGGAGGCAACAACCTGCCGGACCCACCCCGAAAACTGGAGATGAAGGCCGAGGCGCCCAAGCCGGCCGTGGTTGAACCCATCAAAGTCGACGTGCCGCCACCGCCTCCAACCCCGGTGGCTCCCGTGCAGACGGCCGCTGCGGTCCAGTTCAATGCGGGCGCCATCAACGGCCTGGCGGATGCGCCTGCGCCCGGAGCCGGCTCCGGCGGCGGAGGCGACAAGGGCGTTGGCACGGGGTCGGGGCCTGGCACCGGACCCGGTGTGGGGCCTGGATTAGGCGGCGGCGTGGGCGACGGGCTGATGGGGCCGGGAAGCGGCGCCGAGCCGCCGACGCTACTGCGCGGGCTGGACCCGAAATACACCACCGAGGCCATGCGGGCGAAACTCCAAGGCGTCGTCGTTCTCGAAGCGCTGGTTTCGGCCAGCGGTGCGGTCAAGGACGTGCGGGTGAAGAAGTCGCTCGACGCCGTCCATGGTCTTGATCAGGAAGCCATCCGTACCGCGCGGCAGTGGCTGTTCCGGCCCGCCAGGTTCCAGGGCAAGCCGGTCGCCTATCTGGTGGAAATCCAGATGACCTTTAATCTGAGATAA
- a CDS encoding YhcH/YjgK/YiaL family protein, with translation MVKDLLALHERYRCLGPRFARAFDFALATDFTAMPDGTYPVGGDDVRALVQRYVTKGPGEGRWEAHRTHIDLQMVVSGEEHIGVAPLHTLVAEPYDETKDLLWLTGEGDEVTLRPGDFVLLWPEDGHMPGMAIGDPVPVLKVVFKIAVS, from the coding sequence ATGGTCAAGGATCTTCTCGCGCTCCACGAACGGTATCGGTGCCTTGGGCCGCGGTTTGCGCGGGCGTTCGATTTCGCCCTCGCCACAGACTTCACCGCGATGCCAGACGGGACTTATCCCGTTGGCGGAGATGATGTGCGCGCGCTGGTGCAGCGGTATGTGACCAAGGGGCCGGGCGAAGGCCGGTGGGAGGCGCATCGCACTCATATCGACCTGCAGATGGTTGTGAGCGGAGAAGAGCACATCGGCGTGGCGCCGCTCCACACCCTCGTCGCCGAGCCCTATGACGAGACAAAAGACCTGCTCTGGCTGACCGGCGAAGGCGACGAGGTTACGTTGCGCCCTGGAGACTTCGTGTTGCTGTGGCCCGAAGACGGTCACATGCCCGGCATGGCGATCGGCGACCCTGTGCCCGTACTCAAGGTCGTGTTCAAGATTGCGGTGTCGTAG
- a CDS encoding ATP-dependent DNA helicase RecQ yields the protein MSAVSSPLDLLHQYFGHPALRPPQIPIVEAAMTGADVLAVMPTGSGKSLCFQLPAVALPGLTLVVSPLISLMKDQVDELVRRGIGAAALHSGQTADERRDVLRRAHSGALRLLYVAPERFASDYFISALRDWPVSRFVVDEAHCVSEWGHDFRPDYRRLADAADACHRSDDGPGRPPVLAFTATATPEVRDDIVSLLGMREPQVFVSGFDRPNIELRVRPVTGDREKRALLPELVGKSRSLVYASTRKSAEDASETLVDAGIAAAAYHAGLSDTERTRVQDAFAAGTLQVVCATNAFGMGIDRPDLEVVVHKELPASVEAYYQEVGRVGRDGRQAVATLLWNYVDVKTREFLIDKRDEDGGRGDVESDPGDQDRRRTLEHLKLKRMVAYADGTGCLRMTILRYFGDPEAGADCQSCGNCLRRAALTDDQLLFVRKILSGVARSGERWGRRKIAAMLVGETEELPEALASLSTTGLLKNHDPKLVEKWLDALVGAGALTSSPDIYRTLRLTSVGRDVMAGRQTTITLLVPTVRVKAAGSGKKKKAAKAGRSPKTGTAATASAPDAEPAEPDEAMLNALRAWRRDEARTRAVPAYVVLHDKTIDAIAQERPRSLADLGEISGIGPAKLAAYGEAILKVLSPGS from the coding sequence ATGTCCGCCGTTTCTTCCCCGCTCGACCTGCTCCACCAATATTTCGGTCATCCGGCGCTCCGGCCGCCCCAGATCCCCATAGTTGAGGCGGCCATGACCGGGGCTGATGTGCTTGCCGTCATGCCGACGGGCTCTGGCAAGTCCCTGTGCTTTCAGCTCCCGGCGGTGGCGTTGCCGGGGCTCACCCTGGTCGTTTCTCCCCTGATTTCGCTGATGAAAGACCAGGTCGATGAGCTGGTGAGACGGGGCATCGGCGCCGCAGCGCTGCACTCGGGCCAGACGGCCGACGAACGGCGCGATGTCCTCCGGCGGGCCCACAGCGGCGCGTTGCGCCTGCTTTACGTTGCTCCCGAACGTTTTGCGTCCGACTACTTCATCTCGGCCCTGCGCGACTGGCCGGTGTCCCGATTCGTGGTGGACGAGGCGCACTGCGTCTCTGAGTGGGGCCATGACTTCCGGCCCGACTACCGCCGACTCGCCGACGCCGCCGACGCCTGCCATCGGAGCGACGATGGGCCCGGACGGCCGCCGGTGCTGGCCTTCACCGCCACCGCCACTCCGGAAGTGCGCGACGACATCGTGTCGCTCCTGGGCATGCGCGAACCACAGGTGTTCGTGTCAGGTTTCGATCGGCCGAACATCGAACTACGCGTCCGCCCCGTCACCGGCGATCGCGAAAAACGTGCTCTGCTGCCTGAGCTGGTTGGCAAGAGCCGGTCGCTCGTGTACGCCTCCACGCGCAAAAGCGCTGAAGACGCATCCGAAACACTGGTTGATGCGGGCATCGCAGCAGCGGCGTATCACGCGGGGCTGAGCGACACCGAACGTACGCGCGTGCAGGACGCCTTTGCTGCGGGAACATTGCAGGTTGTGTGCGCCACCAACGCATTCGGCATGGGCATCGACCGCCCCGACCTCGAAGTGGTGGTTCACAAGGAACTGCCCGCCTCTGTCGAGGCCTATTACCAGGAAGTGGGCCGCGTGGGTCGTGACGGGCGTCAGGCGGTCGCCACACTCCTGTGGAATTACGTGGACGTGAAGACGCGTGAGTTCCTCATCGACAAACGCGACGAGGACGGAGGACGCGGCGACGTGGAATCCGATCCGGGTGACCAGGACCGTCGTCGCACCCTCGAACACCTGAAGCTCAAACGCATGGTGGCCTACGCCGACGGCACCGGGTGCCTGCGCATGACCATCCTTCGGTACTTTGGCGACCCCGAGGCGGGCGCGGATTGCCAGTCGTGCGGCAATTGCCTGCGGCGCGCAGCGCTCACTGACGATCAACTGTTGTTTGTGCGCAAGATCCTCTCGGGCGTGGCGCGCAGCGGCGAACGCTGGGGGCGGCGCAAGATCGCCGCCATGCTCGTCGGCGAGACGGAAGAACTGCCCGAAGCCCTCGCCTCACTTTCCACCACCGGGCTTCTCAAGAATCACGACCCGAAACTGGTCGAGAAGTGGCTCGATGCCCTTGTTGGTGCCGGGGCATTAACGAGTTCGCCGGATATCTACCGCACGCTGCGACTGACGTCCGTCGGCCGTGACGTGATGGCTGGACGCCAGACAACGATCACGCTTCTTGTGCCGACCGTTCGGGTCAAGGCGGCGGGAAGCGGCAAGAAGAAAAAAGCCGCCAAGGCGGGTCGGTCACCAAAGACCGGGACGGCGGCGACGGCCTCGGCGCCGGACGCGGAGCCTGCCGAGCCGGATGAAGCCATGCTGAACGCCCTCCGGGCGTGGCGACGTGATGAGGCGCGCACTCGCGCGGTGCCTGCGTATGTCGTGCTGCACGACAAGACGATTGATGCCATCGCCCAGGAGCGACCTCGCTCGCTGGCCGACCTCGGTGAAATATCGGGGATTGGTCCGGCGAAGCTCGCGGCGTATGGCGAGGCGATCCTCAAGGTCCTGAGTCCAGGGTCCTGA
- a CDS encoding TonB-dependent receptor has product MTLGGPVIIPGIYNGTRRTTFTLTYGGNRGANLFDQYATVPTLAQRAGDFSALSGALIDPSTGQPFAGNQIPQGQLNQASLALLRFIPVPNLDGTSRNFHYVTTRDSSANNVTLRLTHNFTQAAGRGAGGGRGGGGGGGRAGGPAGRGNQGLSINMTAQVQYRGNSSEQANVLPDLGGTSTGSSLAVPITINISKNRVQHAITLNYSRTTSSTANNFGFVEDVAGNAGIVGVSTDPISWGVPSLSFSTFSSVRDTTPSTRRDTRWSLGYGMTKPFQQHTLRMGGDFRQDLAKSQSDSNAQGAFTFSGLYSSGSAQVRGGGYDFADFLLGLPQQATVNYGLGEVSLRGRSFSLYVQDDWRKAANLTLNLGLRYELILPFVETNGRMVNLDAAPGFTAVTPVISGQQGAYSGSYPDGLIRTDANNIAPRVGLAWRVAQGTIVRGGYGISYNAGSYSSMARQMVNQPPFATTNTAIGDLANPLSLTDPLATATPDQVNNDYGVDLNYVLGMVQTYNADISRDLTQVWNLGASYTHIRGSDLDIVRAPNRGPSGLLLADVQPFEWQSSEGSSRLHAAEFRLTRRPVRGIGGGVSYTLARSRDNASSMGGGGTVVAQNDQDLQAEWGLSSFDRRHQLNANLNVDLPFGVGRRFFTNGGVWGSILGGWRFTTNFTLQSGTPLTVRVTGAASSVAGGAGGTLRANYDGSSIRISNPTIDQFFNTSAFSIPDAGTYGNSSRNLVIGPGSRLLNAQLSRDLRLGGNRVMSLTLNASNLLNTVNYSGVNTSINSPSFGQITSVRPMRSMTFNARFRF; this is encoded by the coding sequence ATGACGTTGGGTGGGCCGGTGATCATCCCAGGCATCTATAACGGAACGCGCCGGACGACCTTTACTTTGACCTACGGTGGGAATCGCGGCGCCAACCTCTTCGATCAGTACGCCACCGTGCCGACGCTGGCGCAGCGCGCGGGCGATTTTTCTGCGCTGAGCGGAGCGTTGATCGATCCTTCTACCGGCCAGCCCTTTGCGGGCAATCAGATTCCGCAGGGACAGTTGAACCAGGCGTCGCTCGCGCTGCTGCGATTCATCCCGGTGCCGAACCTGGATGGCACCAGCCGTAACTTCCACTACGTGACCACGCGCGATTCGTCGGCGAACAACGTCACATTGCGCCTCACCCATAACTTCACGCAGGCTGCCGGTCGTGGTGCTGGCGGTGGTCGAGGCGGCGGAGGCGGAGGCGGTCGAGCAGGAGGGCCTGCAGGGCGTGGCAATCAGGGCCTGTCGATCAACATGACGGCGCAGGTGCAGTATCGCGGCAACAGCAGCGAGCAGGCCAATGTGTTGCCCGACCTCGGAGGCACCAGCACGGGCTCGTCCCTCGCGGTGCCTATCACGATCAACATCTCCAAGAACCGCGTCCAGCATGCGATCACGTTGAACTACTCGCGCACCACCTCTTCGACGGCCAACAACTTTGGATTTGTCGAAGACGTCGCCGGCAATGCCGGTATTGTCGGAGTGTCCACCGATCCGATCAGCTGGGGCGTGCCGTCACTCTCGTTCTCCACATTCTCGAGTGTGCGTGACACCACACCGAGCACACGTCGCGACACGCGCTGGTCATTGGGGTACGGGATGACGAAACCATTCCAGCAGCACACATTGCGCATGGGTGGCGACTTCCGGCAGGACCTGGCCAAGAGCCAATCAGATTCAAACGCGCAGGGGGCCTTCACATTCTCCGGCCTGTACTCAAGCGGCTCAGCGCAGGTGAGAGGCGGCGGGTACGATTTCGCCGATTTCCTGCTGGGACTGCCGCAGCAGGCGACCGTCAACTATGGCCTCGGTGAAGTGAGCCTGCGGGGCCGCTCGTTCAGTCTCTATGTGCAGGACGACTGGCGGAAGGCCGCGAACCTGACGCTGAATCTCGGACTGCGGTATGAGCTGATCCTGCCGTTTGTCGAAACCAACGGACGCATGGTGAATCTCGATGCTGCGCCTGGGTTTACGGCTGTGACGCCGGTGATCTCCGGACAGCAGGGAGCGTACTCCGGGTCGTACCCCGACGGATTGATTCGTACCGACGCCAACAACATCGCGCCGCGTGTGGGACTTGCCTGGCGCGTGGCGCAGGGCACCATCGTGCGAGGCGGATACGGCATCAGCTACAACGCCGGGTCGTATTCGTCGATGGCGCGGCAGATGGTCAACCAGCCGCCGTTCGCGACAACCAACACGGCAATCGGTGACCTTGCCAATCCGCTTTCGCTCACCGATCCGCTCGCCACGGCCACACCCGACCAGGTCAACAATGACTACGGTGTGGACCTGAACTATGTGCTCGGCATGGTGCAGACCTACAACGCCGACATCTCCCGAGACCTCACGCAGGTCTGGAACCTGGGCGCGAGTTACACCCACATTCGCGGCTCGGACCTCGACATCGTGCGCGCGCCCAACCGCGGCCCAAGCGGATTGCTGCTTGCGGATGTGCAGCCGTTTGAGTGGCAGAGTTCCGAGGGGTCGTCGCGACTGCACGCCGCTGAGTTCAGATTGACGCGCCGGCCCGTACGCGGCATCGGCGGCGGCGTGTCCTACACCCTCGCCCGCTCAAGAGACAACGCATCGTCGATGGGTGGAGGCGGCACGGTGGTGGCGCAGAACGACCAGGACCTGCAGGCGGAGTGGGGCCTGTCGAGTTTCGACCGACGGCATCAACTGAACGCCAACCTCAATGTGGATTTGCCGTTTGGTGTCGGCCGCCGGTTCTTCACCAATGGCGGGGTCTGGGGCTCCATCCTGGGCGGCTGGCGGTTCACCACAAACTTCACCCTGCAGTCAGGCACGCCGCTCACGGTGAGGGTGACCGGGGCCGCGAGCAGTGTGGCCGGTGGCGCGGGCGGAACGCTGAGGGCGAATTACGACGGGTCGAGCATCCGCATCTCGAATCCGACCATCGACCAGTTCTTCAATACATCGGCGTTTTCGATTCCCGACGCCGGCACCTACGGCAACTCGTCGCGCAACCTGGTGATCGGCCCTGGCAGCCGGCTGCTGAATGCACAACTGTCACGCGATCTCCGCCTGGGAGGCAACCGGGTGATGAGCCTGACGCTGAATGCCAGCAACCTGCTGAACACCGTCAACTACAGCGGCGTGAATACCAGCATCAACTCACCGTCGTTCGGGCAGATTACGTCGGTGCGGCCCATGCGCTCGATGACCTTCAACGCGCGCTTCCGGTTCTAA
- a CDS encoding ankyrin repeat domain-containing protein gives MVAVCLAAVATATVSAQATPVADAARRADTTALRTLLAQGADVNAPHGDGMTALHWAADRGDDAMVSMLVFAGANVSAVTRIGQYTPLHLAARAGSPAAVEALLKAQAPVSVKTSTGGVTPLHLAATAGNTAVMTLLLDKGAEINAKETEWEQTPLIFAASADRLDAVKLLIARGADVKGKTKALDMTVFGAQARQAQTLQRQVLASAVTRGAEPTPSQMQGAIEAAREFYVSGKLPEPPAAGGAAGGRGGRGGAAPEAAPAAPGRGAGGGRGAADAAGGPDAAGAPVTAGNQETPLPNISAKGGLSALHHAVRQGYLATSIALLDAGALKDEKTGDGHSPLLVALINGQFDVAMELIRRGADVNLSSDSHGVTPLWATINARWQPRTRFPQPQEMDAQKADYITVMQALIDKGADVNARIRVHPWYMVYTDCGNANCGLSNSAGATAFWRAAYGTDVEAMRFLVKNGADPNIPTYVAAAGRAGGAGGRGGGGGGGRGGGPDGAAAPAAPAPTTPAMDPSGVPPVPRGGPGVFPLHAAAGSEYGEGFAGNAHRHAPDAWLATVKYLVEELGADVNSRDSDGYTAMHHAAARGDNELILYLVSKGADPKAISRRGQTTVDMANGPVSRISPFPETIALLEKMGAKNNNRCQSC, from the coding sequence ATGGTTGCGGTCTGCCTGGCTGCGGTTGCGACCGCAACGGTGTCGGCACAAGCGACCCCGGTGGCCGACGCCGCGCGTCGCGCCGACACGACCGCGTTGCGCACGTTGTTGGCGCAGGGCGCGGACGTCAACGCGCCACACGGCGACGGCATGACCGCGCTGCACTGGGCCGCTGACCGTGGCGACGACGCGATGGTGTCGATGCTGGTCTTTGCCGGAGCCAACGTGTCGGCCGTGACCCGCATCGGTCAGTACACGCCGTTGCACCTGGCGGCGCGCGCAGGAAGTCCGGCGGCTGTGGAGGCGCTGTTGAAGGCGCAGGCGCCCGTCTCGGTGAAGACATCCACCGGCGGCGTGACGCCGCTGCACCTGGCGGCCACCGCGGGCAACACCGCGGTGATGACGCTGCTGCTCGACAAAGGCGCCGAGATCAACGCCAAAGAGACGGAGTGGGAACAGACGCCGCTGATCTTCGCGGCGTCGGCTGATCGGCTGGACGCCGTGAAGCTCCTGATTGCCCGTGGCGCCGACGTGAAGGGCAAGACGAAGGCTCTTGATATGACGGTGTTCGGCGCACAGGCGCGCCAGGCACAGACCCTGCAGCGTCAGGTGCTGGCGAGCGCGGTGACCCGCGGCGCAGAGCCAACCCCGAGCCAGATGCAGGGCGCGATTGAGGCCGCCCGCGAGTTCTACGTGAGCGGCAAGTTGCCCGAGCCGCCGGCCGCAGGCGGTGCAGCAGGTGGACGTGGAGGCCGCGGTGGCGCGGCACCGGAAGCGGCGCCTGCCGCGCCCGGACGCGGGGCTGGTGGCGGGCGTGGTGCGGCTGACGCGGCGGGTGGGCCCGACGCCGCCGGCGCGCCGGTCACGGCGGGCAATCAGGAAACGCCGCTCCCCAACATCTCAGCCAAAGGCGGGTTGTCCGCATTGCATCACGCGGTGCGCCAGGGGTATCTGGCCACGAGCATCGCGCTGCTCGACGCCGGTGCGCTCAAAGACGAAAAAACCGGTGATGGCCACAGCCCCCTGCTCGTCGCGCTGATCAACGGACAGTTCGACGTCGCCATGGAGCTGATTCGCCGTGGCGCCGACGTGAACCTCTCATCCGACAGCCATGGCGTGACGCCACTGTGGGCCACCATCAACGCACGCTGGCAGCCGCGCACGCGGTTTCCGCAGCCGCAGGAGATGGACGCGCAGAAGGCCGACTACATCACGGTGATGCAGGCGCTGATCGACAAGGGCGCCGACGTGAACGCGCGGATTCGCGTGCATCCCTGGTACATGGTCTACACCGACTGCGGCAACGCGAACTGCGGCCTGTCGAATTCGGCAGGTGCCACGGCGTTCTGGCGCGCGGCCTACGGCACCGACGTTGAAGCGATGCGCTTCCTGGTCAAGAACGGCGCAGACCCGAACATCCCGACCTATGTGGCGGCGGCGGGTCGCGCCGGCGGTGCAGGTGGTCGCGGTGGCGGCGGCGGTGGTGGTCGCGGCGGCGGACCCGACGGCGCAGCGGCGCCTGCGGCACCGGCGCCGACAACACCCGCGATGGACCCGTCTGGTGTTCCTCCGGTTCCGCGCGGCGGCCCCGGCGTGTTCCCCCTTCATGCGGCGGCCGGCTCCGAATACGGCGAAGGCTTCGCTGGCAATGCCCACCGGCATGCTCCCGATGCGTGGCTTGCCACGGTCAAGTACCTCGTGGAGGAACTTGGGGCGGACGTGAACAGCCGCGATAGCGACGGCTACACCGCGATGCACCACGCCGCAGCGCGTGGCGACAACGAGTTGATCCTGTATCTGGTCTCAAAGGGCGCCGACCCCAAGGCCATCAGCCGCCGTGGTCAAACCACCGTGGACATGGCGAACGGGCCGGTCTCTCGCATCTCCCCGTTCCCCGAGACCATCGCGCTCCTCGAGAAGATGGGCGCGAAGAACAACAATAGATGCCAGAGCTGCTAG
- a CDS encoding VWA domain-containing protein: MTTTHVRISAALGIAVGFAALLSPSPAAQQPQAKPPVFRANLSIVSVDVIVRDRDGKVVRGLTAADFELIEDGRAQDVRTFAFEEIKDAPSTVVSVDLLAGVAEKALAATASGARPVAAVAEVTPAPGPMRSEDLAGRRMVILLFDTSSMQPEDVQRSVDSARKYVAEQMSTSDLVAVATVSSILTVLTDFTADRDKVSAALNQLSYSDGTETPPPTAATAATDEAAAAATEETAADAEAAELEMFNNDLRLRALRTLAESLTLIEQKKAIVYFSAGMQRSGQDNQVELRSAINAAVRANVSIYPIDTRGLQAVVPGGDARQASGRGQAMFSGRGMSRQFSQLAASQDTLVSLAADTGGRAFTDTNNFGDAFARVQRDMSAYYLLGYSSTNKNQDGRFRRIQVRLKKNDTGYRLESRAGYYADRDFAHTSKTDREALLEEQLFAAVSVTDLPVIASAMYFRLAADKYYVPVAVSVPGSAVPVTAGLKEITLDVLGQVMDERGMPVGRLRQTMKLPAGTEKTLAGKQILYQSGMTLPPGRFSIKAVVRENATGLMGTFEAAINVPELARQPMKVSSVVLSTQVQASTAKSDNPLIRDGVQMIPNLTHVVSRDQKMFFYYEVYEPGLTAAKLPDLRTTIAFYRGQVKVLETPVVAKATVDAANRQATLFQFEVPASSFEPGLYTCQVNIIDEVAGRFAFPRVVFYVR, translated from the coding sequence ATGACCACGACACACGTCAGAATCTCCGCCGCACTCGGGATTGCCGTCGGCTTTGCCGCACTGCTGTCACCCAGCCCTGCGGCGCAACAGCCGCAGGCAAAGCCACCCGTCTTCAGGGCGAACCTCTCCATCGTGTCGGTGGACGTCATCGTGCGCGACCGGGACGGCAAGGTTGTGCGCGGGTTGACGGCTGCGGACTTCGAGTTGATCGAGGACGGCCGGGCGCAGGACGTGCGCACGTTTGCGTTTGAAGAAATCAAGGACGCGCCTTCGACGGTGGTCTCGGTCGATCTGCTGGCGGGTGTCGCCGAAAAGGCGCTGGCGGCCACGGCGAGCGGCGCCCGGCCGGTTGCGGCGGTTGCTGAAGTCACACCGGCACCCGGGCCCATGCGTTCCGAGGACCTCGCGGGCCGCAGGATGGTGATCCTGTTGTTCGACACCAGTTCCATGCAGCCTGAAGACGTGCAGCGCTCTGTCGATTCGGCTCGCAAGTACGTGGCGGAGCAGATGAGCACGTCCGATCTGGTGGCCGTGGCCACGGTCAGCAGCATCCTCACCGTGTTGACCGACTTCACTGCAGACCGCGACAAGGTGTCGGCCGCGCTGAATCAGCTCTCGTATTCAGACGGCACCGAGACACCGCCGCCAACCGCCGCAACAGCCGCGACAGATGAGGCTGCGGCCGCAGCCACCGAAGAGACCGCCGCGGACGCGGAAGCCGCCGAGCTCGAAATGTTCAACAACGATCTGCGGCTGCGCGCGCTGCGGACGCTGGCCGAATCACTGACGCTCATCGAACAGAAAAAAGCCATTGTCTACTTCAGCGCCGGGATGCAGCGGAGCGGTCAGGACAACCAGGTGGAGCTGCGGTCGGCCATCAACGCAGCGGTTCGCGCGAATGTGTCGATCTATCCCATCGATACACGTGGACTGCAGGCGGTGGTGCCGGGCGGAGACGCGCGACAGGCGAGTGGCCGCGGTCAGGCCATGTTCAGCGGCCGCGGGATGTCGCGGCAGTTTTCCCAACTGGCCGCGTCGCAAGACACGTTGGTCTCACTGGCGGCTGATACGGGCGGTCGTGCGTTCACCGATACCAACAACTTCGGCGACGCCTTCGCGCGCGTGCAGCGCGACATGTCCGCCTATTACCTGCTCGGCTATAGCAGCACCAACAAGAATCAAGATGGGCGCTTCCGCCGCATCCAGGTGCGCCTGAAAAAGAACGATACGGGATACCGGCTCGAGTCGCGTGCCGGGTACTACGCCGATCGCGACTTCGCACACACCTCGAAGACCGACCGCGAGGCGCTGCTCGAAGAGCAGTTGTTCGCCGCCGTCTCCGTGACGGACCTGCCCGTGATTGCCAGCGCGATGTACTTCCGGCTCGCCGCCGACAAGTACTACGTGCCGGTGGCCGTGTCTGTCCCAGGGTCGGCCGTGCCGGTGACCGCCGGCCTGAAGGAAATCACGCTTGATGTCCTCGGACAGGTGATGGATGAACGCGGCATGCCGGTGGGCAGGCTGCGTCAGACAATGAAGTTGCCGGCGGGCACTGAGAAGACGTTGGCCGGGAAGCAGATCCTGTATCAGTCGGGCATGACGTTGCCGCCAGGCCGCTTCTCGATCAAAGCCGTGGTACGCGAAAACGCCACCGGCCTCATGGGCACGTTCGAAGCGGCCATCAACGTGCCTGAGCTGGCGCGCCAACCCATGAAGGTCAGCTCGGTGGTTCTGAGCACGCAAGTGCAGGCGAGCACCGCGAAGTCTGACAACCCGCTCATCCGGGACGGCGTGCAGATGATCCCGAATCTGACGCACGTGGTCTCACGCGATCAGAAGATGTTCTTCTATTACGAGGTGTACGAGCCCGGCCTGACGGCTGCGAAACTGCCCGACCTTCGGACGACCATCGCGTTTTACCGCGGGCAGGTCAAAGTCCTCGAGACCCCCGTCGTTGCCAAGGCCACCGTGGACGCCGCGAACCGCCAGGCGACGCTGTTTCAGTTTGAGGTGCCCGCCTCGTCGTTTGAGCCCGGCCTCTATACCTGCCAGGTCAACATCATCGATGAGGTGGCAGGCCGATTCGCGTTTCCACGCGTCGTATTCTACGTACGATGA